CGGTGCGTGTAGTACGCCTGGACGCCCTCCTCGTTCAGAGCGTCGATGCGGGCGAACCCGACACGCTCGAACTGAACGATGCGCCCTATCTGTTCGGCGACAGCGGGCTCGCAGAAGCCCGTTACGTCCCCCTCGGGGCGGTGGAGGACGCAGGGCATGCGCTCGCCGACGGGCAGCCACTGGACGACAGGCAGCTTCCTCTTCCGCGCCTCTTCGAGGGAGTTGCCCGCATAGACGAGCGCGTGCCCCGCGTCGGCGCTCTCGACGGCGACGTTGAAGAGGTCCTTCAGCCGCAGGCAAGGCCATCGCAGTTCCTCCTTCGGCAGCACGACGCGGTCCCGGAACCGGAGCGCCCGAACACCCCGATCGGGATCTCCCGGGTGCAGGAGAGGCCGTGCGATCTGCTCGGGGGCGCCTGCCACCTCCACCTCGACGGGATCGGGGACGAAGAAGTAGCGATTGGCGACAGGGTCCACGATACTGCGGTTATGGGCGTAGAGGTTGTCCCAGGAGAAGGAGATATCCGTCTCGCCGATTCCGATCTCGAGGATGGAGCGGCGGACCGCCTCCGGGGCGATTCCGCGCTTCGCGATCGCGCGGAGCGTGCCGAGACGGACATCGTCCCATCCGCTGAACCTACCTGCCGCGATCCCCGCCCGCATCTCCGAAGTGGAGAGGACCACTCCCTCGATGCCCATGCGGCCGTAATGGCGGTAGATGGGCGGTGTCCAGCCGAAATAATCGAAGATAAACCGCTGCCGCACCGTGTTCGCGATATGGTCCTTTCCGCGGATCACGTGGGTGATGCCTAGCAGGTGATCGTCCACCGCGACGGAGAAGTTCATCAGCGGGAAGACCCGTGCATCCACCCGGGGGTGGGGTGGTGAACCGACGATGCGGAACGCGGAGAAGTCCCGCATGGCCGGGTCCGGATGCTCCAGGTCGGTCTTCACGCGCATCGTGACCGCGCCTTCGTAGTACTCCCCTGCGAGCATCGCCTCCCAGAGTTCAAGGTTCTTCTCGGTGTCGTTCACGCGGCAGGGGCAGGTCTTTCTGGCAAGCTTCAGCATGCGGAACTCCTCCGCCTCGCAGGTGCAGATGTACGCCCCCCCGAGTGCGATCAGCTTCTCTGCATACTCGTAGTAGATCTCAAGGCGATCGCTCTGGTAGACGATATCGTCGATCCCGATCCCAAGCCAGTCGATATCCTCCTGAACCGTACGGTACGCATCCGGGTCCACCCTGCGCGGATCGGTATCCTCGATCCGGAGGATGTATCTCCCGCCATATTTCTGGATGTAGGCGTCATTCAGGATCGCCGCCCGAGCGTGCCCCAGGTGGAGCGGTCCGCTGGGGTTGGGGGCGAACCGCATCACCACGCCCTTCTCCGCGCCCTCCAGGGGCGGCAGGGCCCTCTCTTCCGCATGACGCTCCGAAAGCTCGTCGATCAGGTTCGGTGCGAGCGCTCTCAGGCGGGAGATCCTATCCTCCGGGGTGAGGGCGCTCACCTCCGCGATCACCGCATCCACCACGTTCCGCAGCTCGCGGGCGGAAGCGCGGTACTCAGGATGTTCGCCCAGCAACTTCCCCAGCACGGTCCCGCCCTTGGGCACGTCCCCGTACTTCACGGCATTCTGGAGAGCATAGACGTACAGGAGAGTCCGCGGTTCCATGGCCATATCAGTAACCTCTGCTGATGAAGAAGTCCACGATATCGGTCAGCAGCTTCCGTTCTTCCGAAAAGGGGAGGACGGACAGGGCGGATTTTGCAGCATCCGCCCTCTCGAGAGCGGTCGCCCGCACATCGCCGATCACTCCCGCCACCTGCAACTGGTGCACGAGGCGGTCCATCTCCTCGTCGGAGAGCCTTTTCCGGAACTGCGCGAGGTCGAATCCCCTCTCCCGGGCCCGGATGGTGATCAGCGTCTGCTTCCCTTCCCGGAGATCGGATCCCCTGTCCTTGCCGATCCTCTCCGAGTGCTCCATGAGATCGATCAGATCGTCCTGGATCTGGAACGCGATACCGGCCGAGAGGCCGTAGGAGTAGAGCGCATCCACCTGGACGGCCGTACCGCCGGCGAGCATGCCTCCGATGGCAGCAGCAGCTGCGTAGAGTGCCCCGGTCTTCTTCTGCACCATCTCCAGGTACTCCCCGACCTCGACATCCTCCCGCTTCTCGAAGGACATGTCCATGTGCTGCCCTTCGCAGATCAGCGCGCACGTCCGCGCGAGCATGGCGATCGCCTTCACCCGAGACCTGTCGTCCGTGATGGCGCGGCAGAGGAACTCGAACGCATTCGCATAGAGCACATCGCCGGCGAGGATCGCCGTCGGTTCGTCCCAGCAGGTGTGCACCGTGGGGACCCCGCGCCGTTCAACGTCCCCGTCCATGATGTCGTCGTGAATCAGGGTGAAGGTGTGGATCAGCTCCAGCGCCAGCGCCGCCGGGATCAGATCGTCCGATCTGCCGTGATTCACCGCGTCTGCCGACAGCAGGACAACCGCCGGCCGAAGGCGCTTGCCGCCCGCGAGCAGAAGGTGCGAGCTGGCCTTGTAGAGCTCTCCATATGCGCTTCCATAGTGGCGGTGGAGCGCCAGATCCACCTTCTCCGCCGTCTTTTCCAGATACTCCAGCAGATCCATTCTTCCCCTCTCATTTATGGACGATTACTTTTTGACCGTTCCGCATGATGTGCAGGTCGTCGTGCAGGGTATACCCCACCTCTTCTGCCAGCTGCGCATAGGCTCCCGTGAGGTCCAGTCCTCCGTGGGACGGGATCACGTGCTGCGGATTCAGGAGGTGCAGCATCTCGTAGTGGTCCTCGCGGTAGGCGTGTCCGCTCACATGGAGATCCTCGAATATCCTTGCGCCCCGCATGCGCAGCCGCGCTTCGACGAGGTATCTCTGGCCGTAGTTCATCGGGTTGGGGATCACCTTGGCGGAGAAGAGGATCTTGTCGCCCTTCTCCACCTTGTACGGGGTGTCGTCCATCACGATCCTTGTCAAGATGGACCCCGGTTCCCCCTGGTGGCCGGTGACGATGGGCACGAACCGATCCTTGCCCGCCTTCATGATCCGGCGGAGCGTTCTGTCAACCGTGCGGCGGTTCCCGAACATGGAGAGACTCTCGGGGAATCCCACCAGTTTCATCTGCTCGGCCGTCGCAGAGTAGCGCTCCATGGAGCGCCCGAGGAGGATGGGTTTTCTCCCGATCTCGTGGGCGCACTCTGCAATTGTCTTCACCCGCGAGATATGCGACGAGAACGTGCTGACGATGATCGCATTCTTGTCGTCCTCGTAGCTCGTGATCGTGTCCCGCACCAGATCCCGTGCGATCCGCTCGCTCGGGCACCTTCCCTTCTGCATCACGTTGGTGGATTCCGTAATGAATGCAACCACGCCCTCCTTTCCTATCTGCCGCAGGCGGGCGAAATCGGGAGGATCGCCGATGACCGGCGTCCGATCCAGCTTGAAGTCGTTCGCGTAGACCACGGCGCCGTGCGGAGTGTGCAGAACTGCCGTCACGGTCTCGATGATGCTGTGCTGCATCCGCACGAACTCCAGAACCAGGTTCTGCGAGAGGGTGTACTTCTGCCCCGTCCGCAGCGCGAAGAGTTTGTTGTTCACGCCGAACTTCTGCTCGCCGGCGATCTGCTGCCGAATCAACTCGATCGTATAGGGTGTCCCGATGATGGGTGCGTTGTAGCGATGAGCCAGCTTGGGGATCGCCCCGATGTGGTCCAGATGCCCGTGGGTGCAGACGATCGCTTTTACCGTCCCCTCCACGGTGTTCATCATGGTATCGTCGGGGATCGCCTTCATCTGGATCAGGTCGAGGGAGTGCATATTCTCGACCTCGGCCTCCTCGTGGATCATGATCTGATCCAGGCGGAGCCCCATATCGAACACCACGATCTCTTTCCCGCAGCGGACGGCGGTCATATTCCTTCCGACTTCCTCATAGCCGCCCACTGCCACGATTTCAATATCCATGCGTTACCTCTTGTATCCTATTGCGGTGAAGCATCTCCCGGCTCGCGCCGGTGATGTGCACCCGTACTCGTTTCAGATCCTTCAGCGTCCGTGATCCGGTCAGGAACATGGCGATCCGAATCTGCTCCCGGATGGAATCTATCGCGCTGAAGAGATCCGCTTCTCCGGCCAGGGCCGGTTTTAAGAGGGGCAATGCCATCCCGCCGAGATCTGCCCCGAGAGCAATGCCCTTTGCGATGTCGAGACCGCTTCGAACACCCCCACTGACGATGACGCCGGCTCTGTCGGTCGCTGCCTCGCAGAGGCTCACAACTGTGGGGATTCCCCAGGAGCGGAAGGCTGTCCCGATGGCGGCACGGCGGGGATCCGTCTGCCGGTAGCCTTCGACTGCCGCCCACGAGGTTCCGCCCCATCCTGCGACATCGATGGCCTGCACACCGGCCCCGAGCAGCCTGCGGGCGACATCCCGCGAGATCCCGCATCCTGTCTCCTTGACAATCACGGGGCAACGGAGCTCGGCAGCGAGGTCCGCAAGCGCCTGGAGGCATCCGCGGGCATCGTGATCCCCTTCCGGCTGGATCGCTTCCTGGAGAAAGTTCAGGTGGATCGCGATCGCATCCGCATCGATCATCTCGATCGCCCGTTCCGCCCACTCGATGCCGTGATCGCGGAGCTGGACGATGCCGAGATTGGCGCACAGGAACGCATGGGGTGCCGCATCGCGCACCACCGTGAAGCTGTCCTCGAGATCGGGATTCTCCAGCGCGGCACGCTGGGAGCCCACGCCCATGCCGATGCCGAAGCGCTCCGCCGCTGCCGCGAGCCGCCGGTTCACCTCGCGGGTATCGGGATGCCCGCCCGTCATGGCTGCGATGAACAGCGGGAACGCCATCTTCGCTCCGAGAAAGCGAAGGGCGGTGTCAATCCCGGCTAGATCGCATTCCGGCAGCGCGTTATGCTCCAGCCGGACGTCCCCAAAGCCGCTCTCTCCCTGCTCCACCGCCTCCTCGCAGCAGATGCGGAGGTGGTCCCGTTTCCTCGAGGATGTATGTCCCTCCATGCTAACTCCTGATACTCACCACCGTGCCGCCATGGTCCGTACCGCTCAGGAAGTCCCCAATTCTTGCGGCATGGAAGATGTGCGAATCCACGCCGTCTTCTGCGAGCCGAAGCAGCTCCTGCACCTTTCCTCTCATACCGCCGGTCACGTCTATATGGGATGAATTCCCGATCGGCAGCGACTTCGCCGTCGCTGGTCCGATCTTTGGGATCACCCGGCCGCCGTCGAGCACCCCGGCAACATCGGTGGCGACGCCCACCCGCGTTGCGCCCAGTGCCCGGGCGACATATGCCAGGAGCTGATCGCCCGAGACGATCGTCGCTCCCCTCTCGATATCCATCACCACGTCCCCGTGGAGCACGGGCACGATTCCCCGTGCCAGCATGATGCGGATGGGCTCGACGGCAAACGAGTCCAGCCGCCCGTTCCTGGCCACGGATCCGCTCAGCGCATGTATTCCGACGGCCTCGATGCCCGCCGAGCGGAGGCAGGCAACCACACCGGCGTTCAGGCGGGCGACCGAGCGATGCGTCTGGTAGACGCCGGCGGTGTTCTCCGGATCGAGACCGCGCTCGACGATGCCGAAGCGTTTTGCCTCCGGATGTCCGCAGGAGCCGGCTCCATGGATGATGAGGAGCCCCGGGTGCATGTGGGCAGCAATGGCGCGGGATATCGCTGCCAGGCTCTCCTCGTCGATGCGGCAGTCCCCGCCTTTGTGGGTGACGACGCTGCCCCCCAGCTTCAGCAGCACAACTTCATCCATCTTTCTCTCGTCTGGCGCCTTCGATGTCGATGGTGGTGACGATCGCCTGCGCATCGCAGGCCTCGATGGCTCCCGCAACCCGGTTCTTCAGCCGCCCCGGGCAGAGCGCGACCATGCATCCTCCCCCGCCGGCACCGGTCACCTTCGCCCCGTGCGCTCCGGCTGCCCGCGCGGCCAGCACGAGCCGTGAGAGTTGCGGATGTCCGACGCCCAGGGCCTCCAGGAGCGCATGGTTGATGTCCATGCACCTCCCCATCTCGCGGGGATGGGAGAGGGTATGCAGGGCTGCCATGGTGACCGCCCCGATGGAGTCCAATAGCGGCTCGACGATCTCCGGATACTTGTTCTTCAGCATGCCGACCTTCTCCACCATTGCAGCCGTATTGTGCGAGATCCGGGAGTTGCCCACTACCAGCGGCAGGTTTTGGGGAGGCAATCTCCTCTTCCCGGACTCTGTGATCAGTACGATCCCGCCGAAGGAGGATACATAGGTATCCGTCGGACTCGCCCGCCCCTTCTGGACCTTCTTCTCGATGGTGAATGCGATATCCGCGAGTTTCTCGCGGCTGTAGCCGAACCCGAACTCCTCGTTGATGGCGGAGAGCGTGGCAACGGTCACGGCTGCGGACGACCCGAGACCCGACGAGCTCGGGAGCTGCGATCGGACGTAGACGCTGCCCCGAACCCCCATCTCCCGGAAGCACTCCTCGATGTAGGGAGAATTGATCCGCGAGGGTCGGCGGGTTTTTCTGACCGTCACGAAGACCCGGGATCGAATCGCCATCGCGATGCCAGGCCTGCCATACACGACCGCGTGCTCGCCGAACAGGAATACCTTGCCCGGCGCACTCCACGTTGCCACCCGGAACCTCCGCCTATACCACTGCTATCGCCGCATATCCCACTACGGATGCGAAATCCCCGGTCACATCGCCGCTCGTCGCATACTTCAGGAGGTCTGCGCGGGTGGCGCCCAGCTCCCGGGCGACCGTGCACATGGCCGCAATGGGACCGTAGCCGCAGGCGGTCACCTCCCTTATCGAGATCCGCTCGTAGAACGCCGGGATATCCAGCGTCTTCAGGGCATCGATCGCGTAGAGATCGTTTCTCTTCGCTGTTTCGTGCGGGACGTAGTGGGAGAAGTCGCTGGACGCCACGATCCGGACGTCACGCTCCGTCTGCCGGATACCCTGCAGGATATCCTCCGCCACACCAAGGGCGCTCTCCAGATCCTGGTCCCCCATCATGATCGGCGCGATGCGCGCCCGGGGGAAGCGGTACTTGATGAACGGCATCTGCGTCTCGAGCGAGTGCTCCTGGCGGTGCGAGACTTCGTCCACGCCGATCCCGATCGCCTCCACGAGCTCCCTGTCGATATCGACGATTCCGAGGGGCGTCTCCCAGGGGATGGCGGAGGCGCTGCTCAGGTAGCCGCGGTGGCTGGGGCCGATGACCACGAAGGTGCCGCCGAAATCGGGCCGCAGCGCACGGAACGCGCAGCCGGCAACCTCTCCCGAGTAGACATAGCCCGCGTGCGGGGCGACGATGCCCCGGGCGTCTATCCCCGGCTCCCCCCCGGCAAAGAACCGGGCCAGGAGCTGCTCCAGGTGCCGGGGCTCCCCGGGGTAGAACATGCCTGCCACGCTGCTTGGCCGCGTCTTCAAAGGTCTGCCCCCCTTACATCTCGGTCTCGAAGTCCTCCAGCGTGAGAGAGGTGGAAACGCCGCGCAGGTGCAGCATCTCCTTTGTCAGGAGGTAGTATACCATGCTGAGCGCCTTCCTGCCCTTGTTGTTGGTGGGGATCACCAGATCGATGTTCGCGGTCATATTGTTCGTATCGCAGAGCGCCACGACGGGAATACCGATCTGCAGCGCCTCCGTGACCGCCTGCGCATCGCTGATCGGGTCGGTGACCACCAGCACATCCGGTTCCGTGTAGTGGGGGAGATTCTGGTTGGTGAGCGTGCCGGG
This portion of the Methanomicrobiales archaeon genome encodes:
- a CDS encoding glutamate--tRNA ligase, translating into MAMEPRTLLYVYALQNAVKYGDVPKGGTVLGKLLGEHPEYRASARELRNVVDAVIAEVSALTPEDRISRLRALAPNLIDELSERHAEERALPPLEGAEKGVVMRFAPNPSGPLHLGHARAAILNDAYIQKYGGRYILRIEDTDPRRVDPDAYRTVQEDIDWLGIGIDDIVYQSDRLEIYYEYAEKLIALGGAYICTCEAEEFRMLKLARKTCPCRVNDTEKNLELWEAMLAGEYYEGAVTMRVKTDLEHPDPAMRDFSAFRIVGSPPHPRVDARVFPLMNFSVAVDDHLLGITHVIRGKDHIANTVRQRFIFDYFGWTPPIYRHYGRMGIEGVVLSTSEMRAGIAAGRFSGWDDVRLGTLRAIAKRGIAPEAVRRSILEIGIGETDISFSWDNLYAHNRSIVDPVANRYFFVPDPVEVEVAGAPEQIARPLLHPGDPDRGVRALRFRDRVVLPKEELRWPCLRLKDLFNVAVESADAGHALVYAGNSLEEARKRKLPVVQWLPVGERMPCVLHRPEGDVTGFCEPAVAEQIGRIVQFERVGFARIDALNEEGVQAYYTHR
- a CDS encoding polyprenyl synthetase family protein; this translates as MDLLEYLEKTAEKVDLALHRHYGSAYGELYKASSHLLLAGGKRLRPAVVLLSADAVNHGRSDDLIPAALALELIHTFTLIHDDIMDGDVERRGVPTVHTCWDEPTAILAGDVLYANAFEFLCRAITDDRSRVKAIAMLARTCALICEGQHMDMSFEKREDVEVGEYLEMVQKKTGALYAAAAAIGGMLAGGTAVQVDALYSYGLSAGIAFQIQDDLIDLMEHSERIGKDRGSDLREGKQTLITIRARERGFDLAQFRKRLSDEEMDRLVHQLQVAGVIGDVRATALERADAAKSALSVLPFSEERKLLTDIVDFFISRGY
- a CDS encoding RNase J family beta-CASP ribonuclease; the protein is MDIEIVAVGGYEEVGRNMTAVRCGKEIVVFDMGLRLDQIMIHEEAEVENMHSLDLIQMKAIPDDTMMNTVEGTVKAIVCTHGHLDHIGAIPKLAHRYNAPIIGTPYTIELIRQQIAGEQKFGVNNKLFALRTGQKYTLSQNLVLEFVRMQHSIIETVTAVLHTPHGAVVYANDFKLDRTPVIGDPPDFARLRQIGKEGVVAFITESTNVMQKGRCPSERIARDLVRDTITSYEDDKNAIIVSTFSSHISRVKTIAECAHEIGRKPILLGRSMERYSATAEQMKLVGFPESLSMFGNRRTVDRTLRRIMKAGKDRFVPIVTGHQGEPGSILTRIVMDDTPYKVEKGDKILFSAKVIPNPMNYGQRYLVEARLRMRGARIFEDLHVSGHAYREDHYEMLHLLNPQHVIPSHGGLDLTGAYAQLAEEVGYTLHDDLHIMRNGQKVIVHK
- the fni gene encoding type 2 isopentenyl-diphosphate Delta-isomerase, with protein sequence MEGHTSSRKRDHLRICCEEAVEQGESGFGDVRLEHNALPECDLAGIDTALRFLGAKMAFPLFIAAMTGGHPDTREVNRRLAAAAERFGIGMGVGSQRAALENPDLEDSFTVVRDAAPHAFLCANLGIVQLRDHGIEWAERAIEMIDADAIAIHLNFLQEAIQPEGDHDARGCLQALADLAAELRCPVIVKETGCGISRDVARRLLGAGVQAIDVAGWGGTSWAAVEGYRQTDPRRAAIGTAFRSWGIPTVVSLCEAATDRAGVIVSGGVRSGLDIAKGIALGADLGGMALPLLKPALAGEADLFSAIDSIREQIRIAMFLTGSRTLKDLKRVRVHITGASREMLHRNRIQEVTHGY
- a CDS encoding isopentenyl phosphate kinase encodes the protein MDEVVLLKLGGSVVTHKGGDCRIDEESLAAISRAIAAHMHPGLLIIHGAGSCGHPEAKRFGIVERGLDPENTAGVYQTHRSVARLNAGVVACLRSAGIEAVGIHALSGSVARNGRLDSFAVEPIRIMLARGIVPVLHGDVVMDIERGATIVSGDQLLAYVARALGATRVGVATDVAGVLDGGRVIPKIGPATAKSLPIGNSSHIDVTGGMRGKVQELLRLAEDGVDSHIFHAARIGDFLSGTDHGGTVVSIRS
- the mvk gene encoding mevalonate kinase, which encodes MATWSAPGKVFLFGEHAVVYGRPGIAMAIRSRVFVTVRKTRRPSRINSPYIEECFREMGVRGSVYVRSQLPSSSGLGSSAAVTVATLSAINEEFGFGYSREKLADIAFTIEKKVQKGRASPTDTYVSSFGGIVLITESGKRRLPPQNLPLVVGNSRISHNTAAMVEKVGMLKNKYPEIVEPLLDSIGAVTMAALHTLSHPREMGRCMDINHALLEALGVGHPQLSRLVLAARAAGAHGAKVTGAGGGGCMVALCPGRLKNRVAGAIEACDAQAIVTTIDIEGARREKDG
- the amrB gene encoding AmmeMemoRadiSam system protein B; amino-acid sequence: MKTRPSSVAGMFYPGEPRHLEQLLARFFAGGEPGIDARGIVAPHAGYVYSGEVAGCAFRALRPDFGGTFVVIGPSHRGYLSSASAIPWETPLGIVDIDRELVEAIGIGVDEVSHRQEHSLETQMPFIKYRFPRARIAPIMMGDQDLESALGVAEDILQGIRQTERDVRIVASSDFSHYVPHETAKRNDLYAIDALKTLDIPAFYERISIREVTACGYGPIAAMCTVARELGATRADLLKYATSGDVTGDFASVVGYAAIAVV